The stretch of DNA AAGGGTAGCTGCAATTGAGCTACCCCTAGATAACCTTTGGCTTAACTTTTGCCGTCGGTCGTTATTTGGCAACACAAAAATAATTATTCTATTTTACTTGCATATGTCTTAGAATGCTGAGCTCACTTCGTTCGGTTCGCAAGTTCGGTTCTGAGCGAAGCGAAGGATCTAATAGTTTATAAAACAGATGGTTGCTTTCAGCGAATCCTTCGGATTTCACTTTGTTTAGCATGACAAAGCAACAATCTGACACTATGCTAGGATCAATATGTTATACTTACATCGAACTTGCGTTAAATACAAATCGAATAAATGGAGTTGGGTAATAAAAAATGTGGTTCTTTAAACTCTAATTAGTACATTATTAAAGAATTAAATCGAATTAAATAGGACAAAATGCTACCTTCCTTTTTATTTTTTCAGGGTTTATCTCTAAAGCTGCATTAATACCTGGGATCATTTTAATTTCTTTAATTATAGATGAAGTATCGACTTTGTTGATTTCTCCTGATATTTCAAATATAAAGTCAATATTGGGTAGTTCTTTTATGAGTATAAAGTTTGAAGATTTATTTGAGATAAGGTTAAAAACTCGGAGTGATGACGATTTACGGTCGCAAAAGACGGGGAATGTTTGTGATGGATTTTCCTTAGATTCAATGGACACTTCAGATTCATTTAAATCGATGTTCAATTGTTTATTTATGTTCCATACAGTTTTTAAAAGGCTATCATGACAAGATATAGCAATTAAGATAAAAGGAACTTCATGACTCCCATCAAGCCGATGTATTTTCTTTTGCTTCAATTGCATAGTTTTAGTTTTGCTAAAATAGCTTTTTTAGCAATTGGTTGTGTAGTGTGAAACGATTTGATTCAAATCTGAAGTGTTTAAAGAAACTACATTAGAAAAAAAGCGAATAAATTTATGGGAAAAGTTAAAGTTCTTCTTGTGGCGATGAATTTTGACTTATTTGAATTTCATCAATTTTACTGAGGGCTTCCATTGCAGCATTTTGTTCGGCTTCTTTCTTTGATGATCCATGCCCTTCCCCCAAAGGCATATCATTCAACGAGATAGTTGCAATAAAATGGGGATTATAGCCATTATTAGAAACTCCTTCCTGGCATTGAAACTGTAAAGTTTGTTTGTTTTTCTGAGCCCATTCGAAAATACGACTCTTATAATCATTTTCAATGGTTTGAAGCATGTCTAGATCAATATATTTTTCAAGAATAGCGTTTACAACGCAATTACTGGTAAATTGGAATCCACGATCAATAAACATAGCACCAATAATAGCTTCAAGTGCATTGCCATAAATGTTTTTTTGAATATTATTATTTGATTGGCTAACAATTATTTTCTCAAGACCGATATCGATAGCGAGTTGATTAAGGCTAGTTCTGCTCACGATCTTTGATCGCATTTTGGTTAAGAATCCCTCCTTTTGGTTTGGAAACTGGGAAAAGAGGTAATCCGCAACAATGGCATCAAGAACTGCGTCACCAAGGTATTCAAGGCGCTCATTATTTACCCGTTTCCCTCTCGATAGAATAATGGAAGCAGATTTATGAACTACTGCAAGTTTGTACAGATCTAAATTTCGAGGGAAGATACCGAAAATATTCTTGAGTTGATCATAAAAATCCCTGTCCCCAACGGGAACTCTATTTGTAAGAATTCGCCTAAAGAGGTGAGAAATCACGTGGTTTGACTAGGAATATTTCTTGAAAATAACAGAAGCATTGTGACCACCAAATCCAAATGTGTTACTGAGTGCGGCTTTCACGTCACGCTTTTGTGCTTTATTAAAGGTGAAATTCAACTTGCTATCAATTTCGGGATCTGGATTTTTGAAGTTGATAGTAGGTGGTATAATCCCTTTATTAATAGCAAAGATTGTTGCTATTGATTCAACAGCTCCTGCAGCGCCAAGTAAATGACCTGTCATTGATTTGGTAGAACTAATATTGAGTTTGTATGCGGCTTCGCCAAATACAGCTAAAATAGCTTTGGGTTCGGCAATATCTCCAAGAGGAGTGGATGTTCCATGAACGTTAATGTAATCAATATCCTCTGGTTTTAAACCAGCATCTTCTAATGAACGTAGCATGACGTTTCGAGCACCGAGACCTTCAGGATGAGGGGCGGTTAAGTGGTAAGCATCTGCGGTCATACCTCCGCCAACCATTTCGCAATAGATTTTTGCACCTCTTGCTTTAGCATGTTCTAGTTCTTCGAGAATAAGGCCTCCGCCACCTTCACCAATAACAAAACCATCACGGGTTGCATCGAAAGGACGTGAAGCTGTTTTATACTCATCGTTGTTGGTAGAGAGAGCCTGCATTGCGTTAAACCCTCCAATACCAATATCATTTGCAGATGCTTCAGAACCACCTGTAATAAATAGATCTGCCTTATTCAAACGAATAAGATTAAAAGCATCGATTAAAGCGTTGGTCGAAGAGGCACAAGCTGAAACGGTTGAATAGTTTGGTCCGCGGAAACCATACTTAATTGAAATATGTCCAGCGGCAATGTCGGCAATCATTTTAGGAATAAAGAAAGGACTAAATCGCGGAGTCCCATCACCCGCGAAGTAGCCTTTCAATTCTTCTGCCATCGTTTGTAATCCACCAATTCCTGAAGCCCAGACTACTCCTGCCCGATCTAAATCAATGGCTTTAAGATCAATTCCTGAATCTTTAATTGCCTCATCGGCAGCCACAAGGGCAAATTGAGCGTAAGGGTCGAGTTTTTTCGCCTCTTTACGATCGAAGTAATTTGAGGGATCGAAATTTTTTACATGACAAGCAAACTTAGTTTTAAATTTAGAAGCATCGAAACGGGTAATAAGTTCAGATCCGCTTACTCCTTGCTCAAGGTTGTTCCAAAATTCTTGGATATTATTTCCGATTGGATTTATTGTGCCAAGTCCTGTAACAACTACGCGCTTTAGTTCCATGTGCTTTTAAAGTAAGTTAATGCCTGTTTTAGTTTTTAGTTTTTTACTTGTTGTGGGTTTCGATGTACTTAACTGCGTCACCTACTGTGCCTATTTTTTCAGCTTCATCGTCTGGAATTGAAAGGTTAAATTCTTTCTCGAATTCCATGATTAGCTCTACGGTGTCGAGTGAATCGGCTCCCAAATCGTTTGTGAAGCTAGCTTCTGGGGTTACCTCATTTTCATCAACGCCAAGCTTATCTACGATAATAGCTTTAACTCTAGTTGCAATATCCGACATAGTGTTTAAAATTTGGTTAATAAATACATTTATGAAATTTTCGCAAAGAAAAGAACATTTAACCAGACAAAAAAGTTAAATGTCATTTTCTGGGGCAAAAGTAATTTTTTTGTTTCTATTTTTGATGCCGTAAAACACTTTTTTTATTTTTTATCTTTTATGAATTATACAAACAGTTAATAATGAAAAGAATAGCAATCTTCGCATCTGGCTCAGGTTCCAATGCTGAGAACATAATTAACCATCTTTTAGGGGTAGAAGTAGCAAAGGTAGTTATTATTTTATCGGAAAACATAAATGCATTTGTATTTGAAAGAGCCCGTAAACTCAATGTTCCATCGCATTTATTTACAATTGATGAACTTAATAATGGAAGCGTTTTATTGATTTTAAAGGAGTATAAGGTTGATTTTATTGTACTTGCGGGGTTTCTCAAGTTATTCCCAACGTCAATTATTGATAAATATCCCCAGAAAATTGTAAACATTCATCCCGCACTTTTGCCAAAATTTGGAGGTAAAGGGATGTATGGTTTTCGAGTCCATGATGCGGTAATAAAATTAGGCGAAAAGGAGAGTGGTATTACTATTCATTTTGTAAACCAAAATTACGATGATGGTAATATAATCTTTCAAGCAAAGTGTAAGGTATTAGAAAATGATACACCCGAAACACTAGCGAAAAGAATTCATGCCTTAGAATATAAATACTATCCAGAAATAATCATTAAACTTATAGAAGCCCTATAATCTACTTGCTGCTCTTCTCATCAAAGTTATAGGACAATCGGCTACTTTGCAAAACTTCCAATTGCTGCTTCGGGAAAAACAGGCACTAAGGGTAAACTGTCTAACTTAGTTTGTAACCCTTTTATAAAGGAGAGATATGCTTCCATTTTTTCTGATTTTATTGGTTCAACAGGTGGGGCTTTAACCTTTAATGGGTCAATGGATTGTCCATTCATCCAAAATCGCATATCAAGATGAGGGCCAGTTGCATACCCTGTTTGCCCTACATAACCAATTATCTGCCCCTGCTTTACTTTAACCCCATTTGCGATACCAGTTCCAAATTTTGAGAGGTGGTTGTATCCCGTTGTATAAACGCTATTATGCCTAATTTTAAGGTAATTACCAGCAGCTCCGTTGTACCCTTTTTCGATGATGTATCCATCGCCAATAGCCATTATTGGTGTACCAGCTGGTGCTGCATAATCAACGCCAGTATGAGGTCGATAAATTTTAAGGATGGGGTGAAAACGACTCCCTGAATATCTTGATGTTATACGTGAGAAATGGAGAGGGGCTTTTAGGAATGATTTACGTAAGGAGTTTCCCTTTTCATCCCAATAGCTAGCTGCTGAATCCTGAGAAAAACTGTAGGCATAAAAACGTTCACCACGATGCTCAAACCATGCTGCATAAATTGTTCCTATATCTATTGGTTTATTATCTACGTATAATTCATCGTATAGCACTTTAAATTTATCACCTTTCTGTAATCCGAAGAAATCCACGGTCCAAGCAAATATGTCGGACATGTTGAGTGCAAGGATAGGATTTAAGTTTCGTTGGTATATTGTTTCCCATAAGGAGCTGGAAATAGTGCCTTCGCTGAGTCGCCTAATGGAGGTAACTTGTTTATGGTCGTTCTGAATGGTAAGAGAGTCCTTAAAGTTGAAGATAACAAAATCAATCGAAGACTTTTCGTAAACTAGGTACATTAGTTTAGCAGGGCTATCCTGAGTTAGAAATGCTTTATATGTATTTCCTGCAATAACCTGTCTTAAATCGAATTTCTTATTGGTATAGTAAGGAAGTTTGCTGATAATCTCTGCTTTTGCATTTAAATCAACAAGCAAATTTCCAAGGGTTTGATTAGTTCTGATACGACCCTTAATTACTGTAAAAGAATCGATTGGAATTCCATACTCATATATTGGTTTAGATGTTATTTTTTCGATAAGCTGCTTTCTTTCTTTTGAAATTTTTGGGGTAAAAAGACTCCAAACAATTGTAATTGTCGCTATTAATAGAACGAAAATCAGGATAAAATAGTAATATCTGCGCTTCATTAAGTGCTTTAATTTAAGTTATTTATAATTTGAAAATATCATTTTTGTTATCTTCCTGTGAAGGAAGAATGCTACTAAAGTGCTTGGATTTTACTTATGATCTTATTCTTTCGAAGCCCTTACCAAATACTCCCATTACGCTAGCAGTAGAAATAAAAGCATCAGGGTCAATATTTTTAATCACTCTGTAAACATCGTTGGCTTCAAACTTTCGAACCATAGTGATAAGTACTTTCTGCTCTTCTTTGGTGTACCAACCTTTGCCATCAATTAGTGTAACGCCTCGCCCGAGTTCGTTGGTAATTCTATCCGCTATTTCATCATACTTTTTTGAGAAGATGAATATCTGAACCGATTGCTTACTACCTGACAGGACAGCGTCAATAGCATATGCAGTTACAGCCATAGCAACATAACCATATACAATAGTTTCGATACGATGAACTATTGTCATATCGAGGAGTACAAAGAAAGATGAACCGATAATAAATACATCACATGCTAAAATAACTCTACCGGGGCTAATGTTCCGATACTTATTAATAATCATAGCAACGATATCTGTACCACCAGTACTACCTCCCTGAGTAAATATT from Bacteroidales bacterium encodes:
- a CDS encoding peptidoglycan DD-metalloendopeptidase family protein translates to MKRRYYYFILIFVLLIATITIVWSLFTPKISKERKQLIEKITSKPIYEYGIPIDSFTVIKGRIRTNQTLGNLLVDLNAKAEIISKLPYYTNKKFDLRQVIAGNTYKAFLTQDSPAKLMYLVYEKSSIDFVIFNFKDSLTIQNDHKQVTSIRRLSEGTISSSLWETIYQRNLNPILALNMSDIFAWTVDFFGLQKGDKFKVLYDELYVDNKPIDIGTIYAAWFEHRGERFYAYSFSQDSAASYWDEKGNSLRKSFLKAPLHFSRITSRYSGSRFHPILKIYRPHTGVDYAAPAGTPIMAIGDGYIIEKGYNGAAGNYLKIRHNSVYTTGYNHLSKFGTGIANGVKVKQGQIIGYVGQTGYATGPHLDMRFWMNGQSIDPLKVKAPPVEPIKSEKMEAYLSFIKGLQTKLDSLPLVPVFPEAAIGSFAK
- the purN gene encoding phosphoribosylglycinamide formyltransferase, which translates into the protein MKRIAIFASGSGSNAENIINHLLGVEVAKVVIILSENINAFVFERARKLNVPSHLFTIDELNNGSVLLILKEYKVDFIVLAGFLKLFPTSIIDKYPQKIVNIHPALLPKFGGKGMYGFRVHDAVIKLGEKESGITIHFVNQNYDDGNIIFQAKCKVLENDTPETLAKRIHALEYKYYPEIIIKLIEAL
- the fabF gene encoding beta-ketoacyl-ACP synthase II, producing the protein MELKRVVVTGLGTINPIGNNIQEFWNNLEQGVSGSELITRFDASKFKTKFACHVKNFDPSNYFDRKEAKKLDPYAQFALVAADEAIKDSGIDLKAIDLDRAGVVWASGIGGLQTMAEELKGYFAGDGTPRFSPFFIPKMIADIAAGHISIKYGFRGPNYSTVSACASSTNALIDAFNLIRLNKADLFITGGSEASANDIGIGGFNAMQALSTNNDEYKTASRPFDATRDGFVIGEGGGGLILEELEHAKARGAKIYCEMVGGGMTADAYHLTAPHPEGLGARNVMLRSLEDAGLKPEDIDYINVHGTSTPLGDIAEPKAILAVFGEAAYKLNISSTKSMTGHLLGAAGAVESIATIFAINKGIIPPTINFKNPDPEIDSKLNFTFNKAQKRDVKAALSNTFGFGGHNASVIFKKYS
- a CDS encoding YitT family protein, which encodes MTTKLILKNARAYTIIVFGLFLYALSWTAFLLPHKITGGGVSGIGAIVYYATGIPMGYTYFLINVGLIFIAIKMLGANFGIKTIIGVTAGAILLGLLQTIIKQPVVEDKFLSAIIGGGLAGVGLGVIFTQGGSTGGTDIVAMIINKYRNISPGRVILACDVFIIGSSFFVLLDMTIVHRIETIVYGYVAMAVTAYAIDAVLSGSKQSVQIFIFSKKYDEIADRITNELGRGVTLIDGKGWYTKEEQKVLITMVRKFEANDVYRVIKNIDPDAFISTASVMGVFGKGFERIRS
- a CDS encoding acyl carrier protein; this translates as MSDIATRVKAIIVDKLGVDENEVTPEASFTNDLGADSLDTVELIMEFEKEFNLSIPDDEAEKIGTVGDAVKYIETHNK
- the rnc gene encoding ribonuclease III, with amino-acid sequence MLTNRVPVGDRDFYDQLKNIFGIFPRNLDLYKLAVVHKSASIILSRGKRVNNERLEYLGDAVLDAIVADYLFSQFPNQKEGFLTKMRSKIVSRTSLNQLAIDIGLEKIIVSQSNNNIQKNIYGNALEAIIGAMFIDRGFQFTSNCVVNAILEKYIDLDMLQTIENDYKSRIFEWAQKNKQTLQFQCQEGVSNNGYNPHFIATISLNDMPLGEGHGSSKKEAEQNAAMEALSKIDEIQISQNSSPQEEL
- a CDS encoding IPExxxVDY family protein, producing the protein MQLKQKKIHRLDGSHEVPFILIAISCHDSLLKTVWNINKQLNIDLNESEVSIESKENPSQTFPVFCDRKSSSLRVFNLISNKSSNFILIKELPNIDFIFEISGEINKVDTSSIIKEIKMIPGINAALEINPEKIKRKVAFCPI